The following proteins are encoded in a genomic region of Diabrotica virgifera virgifera chromosome 1, PGI_DIABVI_V3a:
- the LOC114331385 gene encoding facilitated trehalose transporter Tret1-like isoform X3 — translation MGCLISGSITQAIGRKRAMQIINIPFIISWLLFHFSTKSWIIFLAASILGFSGGLLEAPVLTYVAEVTQPHLRGILSCTGTMSVTLGMLSQFILGSFMQWRTVTLVNCSFPVISFLLLMIVPETPVWLLSKNRIEEAKKSIAWLRGWTNIEDIQDEFQELHKQICNEKQPGSFKEVISQKLKNLKLFSKRIFIYPSSLLAFVFFLGHFNGYGPFQVYAIKIFQQMKVSIDPYYLTIILGVMQLLGSFVCVFSIRFFGKRTLTFFSLAMSTICCFIVGVYAYNKNILVFDPTGVSEEPVNLEQGNWIPAACLILFGFFAYVGIKGLPFILIGELFAVEIRAFSSGFSAGVGYVFGFIANKTFLGMVSNFGLPRVFWFYASVGLLGAVGLYFILPETEGKTLYEISEHFAGRTKLTNSVRRHKKKRSQENGCHNVAFDVEEGAEKIESKL, via the exons ATGGGTTGCTTGATCTCTGGTTCCATCACACAAGCGATTGGAAGGAAAAGAGCAATGCAGATTATTAACATACCATTTATAATATCATGGCTGCTTTTCCACTTTTCCACGAAATCTTGGATAATTTTTTTGGCTGCGTCCATATTAGGATTCAGCGGTGGTTTATTGGAAGCCCCA GTATTAACGTACGTAGCAGAGGTAACCCAACCACATCTTCGAGGAATTCTCTCATGCACTGGTACCATGTCGGTTACATTGGGAATGTTAAGCCAGTTTATCTTGGGATCATTCATGCAATGGCGTACAGTGACTCTGGTGAATTGTTCTTTTCCTGTCATTTCATTTCTTTTGCTAATGATTGTACCAGAAACACCTGTGTGGCTACTATCtaaaaatcgaatagaagaagCCAAGAAAAGTATAGCGTGGTTAAGAGGATGGACTAATATAGAGGACATTCAGGATGAATTTCAAGAATTACATAAGCAGATTTGTAACGAAAAACAACCAGGCAGTTTTAAAGAAGTTATTTCgcagaaattgaaaaatttgaaGCTTTTTTCGAAACGCATCTTCATATATCCAAGCTCCCTATTAGCTTTTGTGTTTTTCCTCGGACATTTTAATGGATACGGACCGTTCCAAGTTTATGCCATTAAAATATTCCAGCAGATGAAAGTTTCTATTGATCCTTACTATTTAACGATTATTTTAGGAGTAATGCAACTTCTAGGAAGTTTTGTGTGCGTTTTTTCCATcagattttttggaaaaagaacttTAACCTTTTTTTCACTGGCCATGTCCACAATTTGTTGTTTTATAGTAGGTGTATATGCTTATAACAAAAATATTCTTGTATTTGATCCAACAGGAGTCAGCGAAGAACCAGTCAATTTGGAACAGGGTAACTGGATACCCGCAGCATGCCTTATTTTGTTTGGATTCTTTGCATACGTAGGAATTAAGGGGTTGCCATTTATATTAATTGGTGAACTATTTGCTGTAGAAATACGAGCATTTTCTTCTGGGTTTTCAGCAGGGGTAGGGTACGTTTTTGGTTTTATTGCAAACAAAACTTTCTTAGGGATGGTCTCAAACTTTGGTCTTCCTCGGGTATTTTGGTTTTACGCCAGTGTAGGCTTATTGGGGGCTGTAGGTTTATATTTCATTCTTCCCGAAACTGAGGGAAAGACCCTATATGAAATAAGCGAACACTTTGCTGGAAGAACTAAATTAACTAACAGTGTTAGAAGACACAAGAAAAAACGATCACAAGAAAACGGATGCCATAATGTTGCATTTGATGTAGAAGAAGGAGCCGAAAAAATAGAAAGCAAATTATGA